GAACCAATTACACTAATGGCTGCTCTAGAAGAGTTGGAGTTGCATGTCCATAACATGACTATCAGATCTGATCATTCTCACATGTACATTTGCATACTGCAGGAGCAACGATTTCCTGATCTTTTACCATCTTCAAGGTTAGTTCTACTTCTACACATAGTTATCTAGATTGTTTCTTTCTTAGTTTTCCTTTGCAAGCAGTTGGGTAAAAATTTTTCCATCATTACCTTCTTCTGTTACTTATCAGATGCCCAATTAAGTTATCCAACGTGGAAGTAAATGTAGTGAGAttagataataattttttaatctttttcagGATGACGGACCTAGATTGTTCTTGACAGGATGAAACTACTGTTTGTATGATCTTAAAAGAAATGGTTCTCAAGATTCATGAACTGGCTGGTGTTCGTATGCACCGTCTGCCTGTCTGTGAGTGGGAAGTGAAGCTATGGCTGAATTCTAATGGGCTCACTGCCTGGAGAGTTGTGGTGACCAATGTTACTGGTCATACTTGCATAGTTCATGTAAGTCTACCACATTAAATGACTAGTCGAATAGGGTATATATTGCAAAGTCATGGAAAAATAGTTTGCAGTTAACACATTTGTATTATGCAATCTATTGAATCAATCAAGTTTTTGATTTTTCAGTCCATTTGAAAATAAGCAATTGACTTCATTTTTTTCTAGATCTATCGAGAAGTGGAGGATAGCAATTCACATGAAATGGTTTACCATTCTGCCAGCCGTGTAAATGGTCCTCTCCTTGGTATCCCATCAAATTCTCAGTATCAGCCGCTGGGGTCCATTGATAAAAAGCGTTTGGCAGCAAGGAAGAACAATATGACTTACTGTTATGATTTCCCATTGGTAAAATTTCCCATTACGTAGTAAATTAAAATCAGGCATTTTTTGCGCTGAATGATGTTAAAATTTTTGTCTGTTATTCTAAAGGCGATCTAACATGTATGCAGGCCTTTGAGACCGCACTTCGACGGTCATGGGCATCTTATGCTTCTTCTAGTACTTGAATGAATGATAACAATGATATGTTCAAATTTACAGAACTGAAGTTTGTGGACGGTCATGCAGCTTGGGGAACTCCTCTAGTTCCCGTGAGCCGGTCTTCTGGTCTCAATGACATTGGCATGGTAACGTGGTTAATGGAGATGTCCACACCAGAATTCCCTGGCGGGAGGAAGATTGTAGTTGTGGCAAATGATGTGACCATCAAAGTTGGTTCATTTGGTCCAAAAGAAGATGCATTCTTTCATGCAGTGACCAATTTGGCTTGTGATAAGAAGCTCCCTTTAATATATCTGGCAGCAAATTCTGGTGCTTGGATTGAAGCAGCTCAAGAAGTAAAATCTTGCTTTAGGGTGGGGTGGTCTGATGAGTTGAGCCCGGAACGTGGCTTTCAGTACATTTATCTGTCTCCAGAAGACTATAAACGCATCGGTTCGTCTGTTGTCGCTCATGAATTGAAACTGGAAAATGGTGAGATCAGATGGGTCATAGACACTATAGTAGGAAAAGCAGATGACTTGGGAGTTGAGAACCTATCAGGAAGTGGTGCCATTGCTGGTATTTATTCAAAGGCATATAGTGATGGAATGAAGTGAGTTTACTGTTAGTGCTCAACTCACACATGATTGCaacccccccttctctctctctctttccactGCACGTTATTATTGAAGACAAGCTCTCGACTGCTCATCGAAGCTGGAAGTATGTGAGCAgctaagctctctctctctctctctcgtggtcTTCTTCACCACTTAGTTTAAGTTGATGAGTACATGAACTGTAATATCAGCGGTCGCCGGTTTATTCTACTTTCTGCTGCATGAACTCCTATACCTTCTGCTTCACACATCTTCAGTTACCTTCGGTGCACAACCGATCACAGCTTCTCCGACCGTGAGGAACAGCTTCTCCTGCCCTATGAGCTCAATGAACTCAGCCAAACGGAGCTTCTCGACGACCACCGCACCAGGATTCGCAATGGCAAGCTACAGAATCCGCACCAAATCAAACCTGTAAGCTCACGCCATCCCACTCTTCAATTACCTCGAACAAACAAACATGAAGCTTTACCACCTGCACTTCACGCTTTTGTAGGCCTCTGTGCAACTCTTTCAAGGCGTGAATCCCACTCGTGTCTACGTCCGTAACAGCTGCAAAGCAGAAGAAGGCTTCCATGCGTTATTAGTCGCTCGAGAAAGGGAAAGATGAGACACTGATGACGGACGGAGAGGTCAGCGTGCGACTCATTACGTGACATGTCGATGATCAAGAAATCAACTCTCGGCAGATCATTTGCCTTCTGTTGCTCCTCTTCATCTCTCAGCCATCTCAGGATCCTGCGTTGCGGTTCTAAACAATTCCATTTCGTCTTCTCTTGGGATTTGCATCAGATCGTAAAGAAGGGAGCCAAGACACGGTACCTTTCCTTGACGTAGTTGGAGTTGGAGAAGTAGATCGCCGAATCAACTCTCACGATCAGCACTCCGGGAACCCTAATTGCCTCGGGGTACTGTTCCACGTTCCGATATATCATCGTTCCCGGTAGATTCCCCAGCAAAGCAGTCCTCGGCCTGGTCACTTGCAGCAGGATCTTCGCCAGCGATATCGATACCTGCAAGCCCCCGAAACGAAGAGACTAATCACCGCAACAATTGGCTACCGCAGATTTTAGATGATGTAACACATCCGTCCGTACCGCAACCAGGAGGCCGATCTCCACAGACGTGAAGACCACGCCAAAGAAGGCTCCCATGCACGCCATGAAATCGAATCTGTCAACCTTCCAGATGAGATAAGCTGCTTCGTAGTCGATCAGTCCCAGGACAGCCGAGATGATGATGGAAGAAAGGATGGCGTTCGGGGTGTACTCGAAGAGGGGTGTGAGCACCAGCAATGTCAGCATCACTACCAGCGACATGACCACGTTCGACACCGTGGTTTGGCACCCGGCCATATAATTCACCGCGGACCGCGAAAAGGAACCTGCAAACAAGAACACCGGATGATCCCTGACTGCTTGATTCTTGCTCTGTTCCTCCTCCGACACCGTTGGTACCTGTGGTTACATAGCAAGATGTCATGGAGCCGAGCATGTTCATGGTTCCTAGCGCCACCATCTCCTTGTTTCCATCCAATTGGTAGTCCTTCATGGCCGCAAATGTTCTTCCGATCGCTACCGCTTCCTGATGGATTCAGAGAGAGATGTTAGAGCAACGTTCCTTCGAGGAGAATCAGAGATCCATCTTAGTTACCGTCAACGCCACCATTCCGGCCACCACTCCGATCCGGAAACCTTTTGCAGCGAACGAACCGGCGAAGCGGATCTGATCAACGGATGATGGGTTGATGCCTTTTTCTATTTTCTTCACCTTTTGGTTCATCAAGTGTTTGGGCAAAATTCAGAGAGTAAAAGACCGACAAATCTTACGACATGGAATGGAGAGATCTCTGAGCTGAAGGACTTACGATCTGAACACCATGCTTGTCGGCACGAGTGATGTACACCAAAAGGGTGGCTAAGATGACGGAGATCAACGGAGCAATGGCTGGAACCCAGAagagctgctgcttcttcttcttaccCTGTAAACGAAGCTGATCAGAGGGCTTATTTGGTTGACAAGATTGATTCAGCTGAGATAAGAGCATGCACACACGATGTATCTGGCAGCCAGAAGGAAAGCCAAGAAGGCTGATCCGATCAGCATCGTCTGCCAATTCCACTGCAGAAAGGAGTCGAACGCCGTCAGAAAGGATGAACTCAGAGACAAGAAGCAGAAGCAAAGCTTGAAACAGAAGCCGTAGCTTTACCCCATGCTCGACTGATCCCCACACGGACCTCATGACGGAAACGATGTCCGTGTTCTTGGTGAACTTCTTGATGCCGAGAAACCCTTTGAGCTGCTGAAGTGCTATCGTGATGGCAGCCCCTCCCATGAATCCCACGATGGCAGCATGGGAGAGGAAGTCGATCAGAAACCCCAGTCTGGAACATGGATTTCAGATTTGATCGTGGAGTATGCATGAGTCAGAGTACAGTACTGATGCAGCATCAGAAATCTCACCTCAGGAAACCCAAAGCTGCTTGAGTGACTCCGGCAAAGAAGGTCGCAGTGAAGGCGAGCCGCCGGAACTCCTCCTTCTGGGTCACAGGATCGAACTCGTTCTGCAGAAGAGCCCCAAGCAAGAGAGACACCACCGCTACGGGTCCGATAGCGATGTCCCTCGAGCTACCCATCGCCGCATAAACCAGCGGCGGAACGAAGCTGGaatctgcagcagcagcagaattGGTAGTGTCATATGAGAGCTAAGATTTAGCTTACGGTAGCGGACATCAACTCACACAGTCCATACTGCGGAtccatgttggcaagctttgcatATCCAATATCCTGAGAGACCGAGGGAGCGAGTGAGGAGGAATCGAGTGCGTGTTAGAATCGCCAATGTCTGCTACGGGTGAGGACGGCGCGATCATAGATAGATTTATACCTGAGGGATGCAAAGACTTGCGATGGTGAGTCCGGCAATGATGTCGCCCTTAAGCTTGCTGAGGTTGTAGTCTCTCCCCCATTCCAGAGCTGGAAACAAGAAACGCAGTCCCAGCGCGAGCTGTTTCGATCTCGGTTGATCCTTGTAAGGGCGTAAAGGATCGTCGGCGAAGAATGTTTCCTTCAGCCCGCGGGTGAAATCCGTCGCCAAGCTTCTCCGGGGAGGGAACCCAACCTTGTGCACGCAGGAAGAGTCAGATTGGTTGGCCATGGCAGCTCCTTGTCAGTTTCCTGCACCCATCAGCAACAGCTATCACAACCCAGAATGCATGAGATCAAGATCATTCTTCATGTAAACGGATCTCATGAACAAACCAAAGAGCGATGGTTTGGGGAAGAAGATGACTAGAATACAGCAGCGTCTGCATCAGGCCATGAACCTCCTGTTTGATTGGTGCACAGAAGCACAGAATCAAAGGACAAAGACTTCAGCGGTTGTGATTGCAGAGTCAAAAGACTCGCGGTTTCTATTCACCACATCGAGAAGCAGAGCACTTCTGATGGTTCTTATAATTCCTTTCTCAAGTGACGGTACTTTTTGTCTTCCACGATGAACAAAACCTAAGACTGATGATGGAATTCTCACACTCAAATAAAGACATATAGGAGCACAATCATTTCTTATGTCATGTTTCCAAGGATTTGTGGAATGTACCCAATGAGAGGGTGCATTGCATTCCACAACCAGAGATGCATATGAGATTTCAATGACAAATAGCACATCATATATGTCAGCAAAAGGAAGAAACAGAGAGGGTagaaacaaaggaagaagaagaagaagaaagagagagagagagagagatccactCACCCTCACCTCCCCGAGAAAACCaataaagaaatcacatcaaagtgGTGTTCCTCACAGTCCAAGCTCCCTTTTAATGTCCTCCGTTAGAGCTGTCTTAGGAATGTGTAAAGAGGGGATTCCCGGTGACCTCAAAAGTAGTTTGGAAAGGATGTGTCAAGTTGGGAAGGTGAGAAGGATGCCGAAACCTGTCCGCATTCAGTGAATCTGATGACGAGCATCGATGCAAAAGATCCGGCACCTAAATTTTATGTTCTTCACACAAAATCTATCTATTTGGAAGTTTTTTGAATGGAATAATGACGCCTAAAAGAAAACAAATCTTGATACAGCCCTATCAAAATCAactaaatatatatttcttttccatCTGGATTTACTAACGAATCTTTTTTTCTGATGTTTTAGATATGAGTTACATCAAGCAGCGATTTCTTCTCTATCATCAGCAACCTGACCACTTTTGTCTGAGGGGAAAGTCAACCGCTGTACTCTCATCAGCAGTAATCACATCCTCTTAAATTCTCTCCCATTTGTTACGGTATTTTGACTTTAGTGTTTTGATCACCACAATAAATAAACACACTAtaagatttgctaaaaatatattataaataatctaaatatattttcagctttaatcaaaataattataaatctaaatatataatattataataatatatgagcAATGACAATTAAATATCatttatagtatatatatatatatcattaataaTTATTAGTAATTAATCATGCTGATGATAATGAAGATTGTTATTATTAGGTATCTAAATGCAAATACGAGGAATAACTTCAGATTAGGGCACGAGTTCGTGCTGCTCTGCTTCTCTCGTCGATTCACCGAATGGGTGCGGAAGAGCAGCAGCAGAGGGCCAACGGAGGTGGCAGGATTGGGGGGTCGAGGCCGACGCCCATCTCCGAGTCTCAATTCCTGATATGGAAGCGCCGAAAGGTTCGACCTTCGTTCCTTCCTCATCTCTAGGGTTCCGGTTCTTCGTTTGCTTCTCGTTCCATCGAGATTCCCGTCTTTATGAATCAGTGGGGTTTCAAAGCACGATTTTCTTCGTTTAGGGTTCCAATTTTCGGTCTTCTTTTTCGTTTCGCCCTTGCTGGATTGTATATTTTCATCTTTAAGAGTGATTTGGGTTCTACCGGACGAAAGCTCGGTTTTGTTACCGCTTTATGCTTCGGCACTGGAGAGTCAAATCCAATAATGTCTTCTGAAGTCTCTTATTCTGGAGATAGGGATGGTTTCTTATGGTTGTTTCATTGTAGCTGGAGTTCTAATTCGTTTCGTTGAACATGCTGCAGTCGGAGTTATAGTCGTAAACTGATTTAGACCGTAAGCCCAAACAAAAAGTAGATCAGCCTTAAATTTTGGATCTTGCACCCTTTTCTGTGTTAAATTTGCTTCGAAGACTGTGTGAAATGAGGACCAATGTTATCAACTAGTTTGATTTCATTGATGAGCTAAAGTTTTCTTGCACCttgttattttcataaaatgcatATGTCCTTAGCCTTTGGCAATTTCGACCTTGATTTACCATATAGCAAGATATCAACTTCGGTAATTTATGAGAGTGGCACCTCTTTCTCTTGGATTCACTGGTTCTTGGATATTTTGGATAAATTGTGTAATCAAAACATCATGAACTGCTAGGCTCATGGTTCTCTTCATACTATTATTTCTTCATGTTTGAGCAGCCAATTACCTTATACTTTGTATTGCCCCACCAATTATCTAATAATTTCTGAGATCTAAGCTACAAATGAACCTGTGAACTATTTACATGTGACATCTGAGTAATTTCATGTGGATGAATGGGTTTGGCAATTGAAACTAATTGGTGCATCTTAATTCACATTTCGCTTGATTTATGTACAGAATTTAGTTACTTATAGCAGCTAAACATACTGTTAGTACTCATATCCAGGATGCTGAAACAGCAGCAAGAAAAGCTGAAGTTGCTCAGAAACGTGCGGAAGATATAGCTGCTGGAACGGTGCAGATGAATGGTCGTGAGCTTTTCCTCCGTGAACCCTGGGTATTTGATAACACCCGTTACTGACGTTCCAAAGGTAAAATATTAGTGGGGTATGATATGTTCGGTGTCCAAATCTTGTTTGCCGCCCCAATTCTTTGTCATCAGTAGATACGTTTTTTCCTGTTATTTTTATGCATGAAGTCGTGTTATTCGGATTACCTAGATAcctttttttgttttcatataaCTTGGATCCCTAGAAAAAGAGTCAGTTTGGCGAGTTTTACCCCTATTGTGTTTAGGTAAcctgtgattaatttatttttttatactttaGGACTTCGTAGTATCGTAGAATTAACCGGTTCTATTTCAGTATTCAAAGACAGCACACCATATGTGTTTTAGGCAATATCACCAGTTTGTAAGAATTGGCTATATATAAGGGTTTGCGGAAAGCATCAATATAGAGATGTCATCATGCATCGCTTGCTCCAGTCCGAGAATGACTTCATGATATTTACTCAACCGTCGGAAACATATATGCTTTTGAACACTTTAAGAGTTGATTCCAAGCATACCTCCATAGTTGCTTATCTTCCATGTTTCTAATTTCGATTATGTACAGGTCTTTGATTACCAAAGGTGGGAAAGAATGTAGTCTTCCAAGAGAATTTTAGGCTGCATGCAGGGAGATAAAAGAAAGATTTGAAGGGTTAAGCTTGAAGAGCGCTTCATTGTACTTCCAAATTTACTTCCTGTATTTATGTTTCTGTATCTTTATATATGCCATTATAATTGTCTCCGACTTTGAAGAATGCATCCTCGTTAAATCTCTAATCATATGCACTGGAATCATATATTTGCGATGAGATGATTGCCACCTTGATCAGCTTATTTTGCATGAACACAGAC
The window above is part of the Musa acuminata AAA Group cultivar baxijiao chromosome BXJ2-6, Cavendish_Baxijiao_AAA, whole genome shotgun sequence genome. Proteins encoded here:
- the LOC103987464 gene encoding sulfate transporter 1.2-like; the protein is MANQSDSSCVHKVGFPPRRSLATDFTRGLKETFFADDPLRPYKDQPRSKQLALGLRFLFPALEWGRDYNLSKLKGDIIAGLTIASLCIPQDIGYAKLANMDPQYGLYSSFVPPLVYAAMGSSRDIAIGPVAVVSLLLGALLQNEFDPVTQKEEFRRLAFTATFFAGVTQAALGFLRLGFLIDFLSHAAIVGFMGGAAITIALQQLKGFLGIKKFTKNTDIVSVMRSVWGSVEHGWNWQTMLIGSAFLAFLLAARYIGKKKKQQLFWVPAIAPLISVILATLLVYITRADKHGVQIVKKIEKGINPSSVDQIRFAGSFAAKGFRIGVVAGMVALTEAVAIGRTFAAMKDYQLDGNKEMVALGTMNMLGSMTSCYVTTGSFSRSAVNYMAGCQTTVSNVVMSLVVMLTLLVLTPLFEYTPNAILSSIIISAVLGLIDYEAAYLIWKVDRFDFMACMGAFFGVVFTSVEIGLLVAVSISLAKILLQVTRPRTALLGNLPGTMIYRNVEQYPEAIRVPGVLIVRVDSAIYFSNSNYVKERILRWLRDEEEQQKANDLPRVDFLIIDMSPVTDVDTSGIHALKELHRGLQKREVQLAIANPGAVVVEKLRLAEFIELIGQEKLFLTVGEAVIGCAPKVTEDV